One segment of Asterias rubens chromosome 2, eAstRub1.3, whole genome shotgun sequence DNA contains the following:
- the LOC117305423 gene encoding uncharacterized protein LOC117305423, whose translation MVSDPNKEASLATTNMRSDPNKEASLDTTNMRSDPNKEASLATTNMRSDPNKEASLDTTNMRSDPNKEASLDTTNMRSDPNKEASLDTTNMRSDPNKEASLATTNMRSDPKKRGITGHDQYEIRS comes from the coding sequence ATGGTATCCGATCCTAACAAAGAGGCATCACTGGCCACGACCAATATGAGATCCGATCCTAACAAAGAGGCATCACTGGACACGACCAATATGAGATCCGATCCTAACAAAGAGGCATCACTGGCCACGACCAATATGAGATCCGATCCTAACAAAGAGGCATCACTGGACACGACCAATATGAGATCCGATCCTAACAAAGAGGCATCACTGGACACGACCAATATGAGATCCGATCCTAACAAAGAGGCATCACTGGACACGACCAATATGAGATCCGATCCTAACAAAGAGGCATCACTGGCCACGACCAATATGAGATCCGATCCTAAAAAAAGAGGCATCACTGGCCACGACCAATATGAGATCCGATCCTAA